One part of the Rutidosis leptorrhynchoides isolate AG116_Rl617_1_P2 chromosome 1, CSIRO_AGI_Rlap_v1, whole genome shotgun sequence genome encodes these proteins:
- the LOC139841952 gene encoding uncharacterized protein — translation MTTNRRYLVFDYDEGGSMVLEGLYIIGSINLCYDVHTEPTNSSSSSGNCNVVVEASKYTADTNPNTLQISLSRNAKITISVVDDNAKPNDYSPDNVGQVDTKGKARRLPVKADIRKALCFSGGSTLMVAHLQNECADNYAESLKLISSVLKLIQKLSTVPMVHRQCSGDDKLLNNNQTFDGCQEHLVCLDNVECMNTEKSDDNKCSCSSGGCKEENLGSLKHLTKVKKKKSKEVI, via the exons gcctGTACATAATCGGTAGTATAaatttgtgttatgacgtgcatACTGAACCaacaaattcatcatcatcatcaggaaACTGCAATGTGGTTGTTGAAGCAAGCAAGTACACTGCTGATACTAATCCAAACACTCTTCAAATATCCCTATCCAGAAACGCCAAAATCACAATCTCTg TTGTGGATGATAATGCAAAGCCGAATGATTATTCTCCAGAtaatg TTGGACAAGTAGACACCAAGGGTAAAGCTCGAAGGTTACCAGTTAAGGCAGATATTAGGAAAGCTTTATGCTTTTCTGGTGGTTCAACATTAATGGTGGCTCATCTTCAAAACGAATGTGCAGATAACTATGCAGAGTCATTAAAGCTAATATCTTCTGTTTTAAAATTGATTCAGAAGTTATCGACTGTTCCTATGGTTCATAGGCAATGCTCTGGAGATGACAAACTGTTGAATAATAACCAGACATTTGATG GTTGTCAGGAGCACCTTGTTTGTTTGGACAATGTGGAATGCATGAATACAGAAAAAAGTGATGATAATAAATGTTCATGTTCTTCGGGTGGGTGCAAAGAAGAGAACTTGGGAAGCCTTAAACACCTcactaaagtaaaaaaaaaaaagtcaaaggaGGTCATCTGA